In Aspergillus fumigatus Af293 chromosome 6, whole genome shotgun sequence, the genomic window cgaggataAGGCGAAATATGATAGTGAGAGTCGGTGTTGGTAGGCCGTCGCTGCAGGCTTTATCCCGCATATACATCACCTGCTTGCTCTGGCGATCAACCAGTGCAAGACAGCGTCAAGGTTTGTCTCCTCCTTGGCACTGATTCCATAGCAGCTCACCTCACGGCGCGTTATGGACTTGAGATCCATTGCGTCTATGAGTTCGTCAACCGATAATTTGTCCGGAAGGTCGGACTTGTTTCCCAGAACCAACAGAGGAATGCCGTCAAGCGAAGGTTTTTCCATCAGCTCGTGAAGCTCCTCTGTGGCGACCGGCAGGGCAGCACGATCGGCCGCATCCACTATGTACCTGCATCAAAAGTTATTCATGACTAGCCTGGAGTCAATGAATGGAACGTTACACATACACAATCGCATTAACCCCTCGGCAGTATCGCTCCCACATTGGACGAAACCGCGGCTGGCCTCCAAGATCCCAACTGTGTCAATATTAGCTGGATGAATGCGACACCTGGAACACTCTCGGATACTGACCACTTTAGAGTCACATGGCCTTTCTGGACCCGTTTCGTGTTGAATCCGATCGTTGGAATCGAGCTGTAAATGCAAGGTTTAGCAAAccaagacaaagacagcCCAGTTGTGGCCAGGCCCTACACGCTCCAGACTTACTCTACAGTGAACTCTCCTCCCTACCCAACTCGAACAATCCGCATTAGCAATGAGaaatagaagagaaggaaactGTCTGGTCGCTTGAAAGCGAAATAAAGCATACCGCGAGCACCCGCAACAGCGACGATTTCCCCGCATTCTGCAGTCCGATCATCGTGACATCCATCTCCGTCGCCCTATATTCGCAACATACATTTACCCCTCTTAGCAAGCCGGAGCATTCAATGTCTTTGCGGGGGGCCGAGCCGGGAGAGCTATGGCCGACAGGGCGAATACGTTTGAAACCGCGGCCCACTTACCAAAACATCCTCAGGAGCCAGTCATAGATCGTCCGAAAGATACCCGCCATATTGCGGATACTTCAAATCACTTCTTCTACTCCCGGTAGATGTCAGGAACAAAGAAGCCGGATCAGTTGCGGTTAATACCACGATGAAAACAGGGTGTTTGCTGGATTGGTGGCAAATGACGAATGGACGTGGATATAAGTCGAGATCCAAGGTCCTGGAGACTTGGATCGAAGTGCGGGAAGTGGGGGTAGGCTGAAAGTCAGCCTCTTGGTGGTTTGGTATATTTGGTAGCCAGCTACCGCAGGGAAGAGATGGGCTAAACCGCTGTCGAAGGAGTTAAGGCAGAAGTAAATCAAATAGTAAATGCCCCAGAGCAATAGAGAAAGCGGCTTATGGAGAGACGCCCAGAAGGTTCgggaggatgaggacacAAAGGTTGAGCAAGTGGCTGAAGGGACAAGATTTtactagagaatagagcgCCAAAAGGAGCGGTAAGCCTTCCAGTAAATTTTGTATTTACAAGCCtcaaggagatggaggttAAAAAAAGGGGAGACCCTTCTTTACTTTGCGTTGTGGTGAAAGTGAATAGCTTGGAATCTATGTGCACGCATGACTGATTCCCTCTGCGGTGCGGTGGAGGGGAGCGCTTAGCTTAGTAGGTCAGTCAGGTCAATGAGACCATAATTAGGGATGGACAGGAGTAGCAACGTTGACAGGTTGAAATCCAATATTGAACGCGCATTTACCCCTGATACCTAGTCATTTAGACAGGTGACTTTCGTACCAAAGTGATTCATTGCGTTGTACTTGAGCCATCAATCAAGCCTTGTTATTATTGTGTCATTGATGTCTTTCATGATGTCTCCAGGAAAAGTCTGCCTGATTGCCTAAGGCGGACAGCATCAGCGCTGTAGGGTGACGCTTGTCGTATCGTAGCAtttatgcctgaggctgaaAGGCACTAGGGCACTAAGGCACTGTCAACGAAACACTATCAGTATCAGCACGTGATGATATGTGTCCGTTGGTCCACCCTCGAAAAATTTCCAGCTTGAACAAGGTCTCCGACAGATTGTTCCGATCGACCTCTGCGACGCTCTGTCCTATACATTGCCTCGAGTCCAGTCTACCTCAGACTGAAGACGCTTCTCTGGGCGAGGAATGGGACATTGAGTGTTTAAATTGCACCAATTCTTTTTCCATCGGCGCACACGTCCGGACGAGCGCCGTGCAGTTGAAAATCTTGTGTCAATTCCTCCGCACGGGTATAGTCAAGACAAACAGAGAAGGAGGCACGGAGTGCCCAAATTCTCTCAAAAATGGCTCCTTCAGCGACTGATACCAATTGGTCCGTCGATTTTGACACCATTCGGCGGCACCAGCTATTCAAGAACCCCCCGAAGGACCACACCGCATTTCCCTCGTTGGCGGCTGCTATTCGGCCCCATCTCGACTCTTTCAACGCGCTTTTCGAGGGCAGCAAAGTCATCGAAGCAGGTTTGAAAGATATCGGCATCAAGACGTTTTTGGATGGTGATGCTGAGACCCccgaggagaggagagcaCGGAAAGCGGAGGGACGACGACCCCCGAAACGCAACAGGCTTAATGTTCGAATCAGGGAAATCTTTCTAGAGAAACCGGCCATTCCCGCAACAAATAAATTTGCTACTCGTAACCGGAATATCTACCCTTCAGAAGCCAGAGAGAGACATGCTACGTACCGTGGGAAGCTGCGCGCGAGGCTCGAGTATCAGGTTAATAATGGAGACTGGATGGAGTCTATCAGAGAACTTGGGCAGGTGCCCATCATGCTGAGGGTAAGTGGTTGAAATAATAGATGTCTATCTGCTTCTTGCACACTAATAGCATCGAAATCTAGACCAATCGATGCCACCTGGAGAAGGCAACTCCCCAGGAGCTTGTTCAGCACAAAGAAGAGTCGGAGGAGCTGGGAGGCTACTTTATCGTCAATGGCAACGAGAAACTCATCCGTATGTTGGTTGTCGGCAAGAGAAATTTCCCCATGGCGATTGTCCGTAGTTCCTTCGTTCGTCGTGGCCATACCTACACCAAATTCGGTATCCAAATACGATCAGTGCGCCCTGATCAGACATCGCAGACGAATGTCCTCCACTACCTCAGCGATGGAAACGTGACCTTCCGATTCTCTTGGCGGAAAAACGAGTACCTCATCCCCGTtatgatgatcatgaaggcTTTGGTGGAAACGAACGATCGCGAAATATTCGAAGGCATTGTCGGCAGCGCTACATCCAAGGGTGTCAACAATACATTTGTGACGGACCGTGTGGAACTGCTGCTCAGAACATACAAAGCTTACAACCTACATACCCGTTCCTCCTGCCGAGCTTATCTGGGCGAGAAGTTCAAGCCCGTTCTGGGTGTTCCGGCAGATATGTCCAACGAGGATGCTGGTACAGAGTTCCTCCGCAAAATTGTCTTGCCTCATCTCGGTAACCAGAATGTCACCGAGATCCAAGACTATGACAAATTCAAGTTGATCATGTTCATGATCCGGAAGCTGTACGCGCTTGTTGCTGGAGATTGTGCCCCCGACAACCCGGATGCCGTTTCCAATCAAGAAATCCTGCTCGGCGGTTTCCTCTATGGCATGATACTCAAGGAACAACTTGAGGAATGGATGAGATCCTTTGGCCCCATCCTGAGAGATTGGTCCAATCGCAACGGTGGTGCAAAATTCACTGATCCAGCTTTCGAAAGAGACTTCTTGAGCAAGATTGTCAAGAGGACTAATGAGAACATCGGTGGTAAGCTGGAGTATTTCCTGTCGACTGGTAACCTCGTCAGTCCCACGGGTCTCGATTTACAACAGGTGTCTGGTTACACAGTCATGGCGGAAAAGATCAACTTTTACCGATTCATCAGTCACTTCCGAATGATTCACAGAGGTAGTTTCTTCGCACAGCTGAAAACAACTACTGTTCGTAAGCTGCTTCCCGAGAGCTGGGGCTTCCTTTGTCCCGTTCACACTCCTGATGGAGCACCCTGTGGGTTGCTAAACCATCTTGCTCACAAGTGCTTGATCGCCACAAGCGATGTCAACGTCTCTCATCTACCAAAGCTGTTGGTGCAGCTCGGTGTACGATCTGAGTCGTCCGTTGCCTTGGAAGACAGCGTGACGGTACAGCTGGATGGCAGGATCGTAGGATACTGCTCACCCAAGCAGGCCCGTATGATTGCGGATACCGTTCGGCACTGGAAGGTCTCAGGTACACACAACATCCCACGAGAATTGGAGATTGGGTATGTTCCCAACTCAAATGGTGGCCAATACCCTGGTATCTACATGTTCTCTCAAGCCGCCAGAATGTACAGACCTGTCAAGTACCTACCTCTCGACAAGCTTGACTACGTCGGTCCCTTCGAACAGCCATTTATGGAGATTGCATGCTTACCCGACGATCTTGTGGCGGGCGTGTCCACACACATTGAGTACACACCAACGAACATCCTGTCCATCGTCGCCAATATGACACCTTTCTCAGACTATAACCAGTCGCCCCGTAACATGTACCAGTGCCAGATGAGCAAGCAGACGATGGGTACACCCAGCACAGCGATCGAATACCGTACGGACAACAAGCTGTACAGATTGCAGACCGGTCAGACGCCTATTGTACGACCTCCGCTGTACAACGCTTATGGATTAGACAACTTCCCGAACGGCACGAACGCAGTCGTGGCAATTATCTCGTATACAGGTTACGACATGGATGACGCCATGATTATCAACAAGTCGTCGCACGAGCGTGGCTTCGGCTACGGTACTATTTACAAGACCAAGATTCACTCTCTTGACGATAAGGACTCGCGGCGCAGCAAGTCCAGACGCGAGATTACCAAGCTCTTTGGTTTCGCTCCCGGCGGAGAGATTCGGGCAGAGTGGCGTACTActctcgacgaggacggtCTCCCTCATGTGGGTGCCAGAGTCAAGGAGGGAAGTCTAATTGCTGCATGGCATACTGTGCGCTATGATGCTGCTTCTGACTCTTACGTGAACGTTGACGGCATCACGCACTTCGTAAAGTACAAAGACGCAGAAGAAGGATACATTGACAGCATCCGGATCATGGGTGCCGAGACTGGTTTGGAGCCGTGCCAGGCATTGAGCGTCAAGTACCGTATCCCCAGAAAACCTGTTATCGGTGACAAATTCTCTTCTCGTCACGGACAGAAAGGTGTCTGCTCCCAGCTCTGGCCTGCGGTTGACATGCCGTTCTCCGAGAGCGGTATCCAGCcagatttgatcatcaaCCCTCACGCTTTCCCTTCCCGTAAGTTCACGTTTGCGGGCTTTTCCCAATTGCATTTCAAGCGACATGAGACTAATTTCATTGCAGGTATGACCATCGCCCAAATGATCGAATCCATGGCTGGCAAGGCCGGAGCTCTGCACGGCCATCCTCAAGACTCCACCCCCTTCCAATTCTCGGAAGAAAACACCGCGGCAGACTATTTCGGCCAGCAGCTGCGCAAGGCTGGCTACAACTACTACGGCAACGAGCCCCTCTACAGCGGTATCACAGGCAAGGAATTCGCCGCCGACATCTTCATCGGCGTGGTTCACTACCAGCGTCTCCGACACATGGTCAACGACAAGTTCCAGGTCCGAACAACTGGCCCCGTCAACCAGCTGACCGGCCAGCCCGTCAAGGGTCGTGCAAAGGGAGGTGGTATCCGTGTCGGAGAGATGGAGCGCGACTCGCTCATCGCTCACGGTGCTGCCTTCATCCTTCAGGACCGTCTGATGAACTGCTCCGACTCCCAGCGCGCCTGGATCTGCCGCGACTGCGGCTCCTTCCTCTCCACCCAGGTCGCCGTCTCATCCGCCGGCTCCAGTAAGGCCCGCCTGGCCGCTTCCGCCGCGGCTGCCGCCAAGAACGCCTTCGCCCAGCAGAGCGGTGCGCCGGGCATTGTGCGCTGCCGACGCTGTGCCCGCGAGGCTGTCTTCGAGGACTCCCGTGCCGTGGTGTGGGAGGACGGAGACGGCCGTCGCTACGTGGGCGGTGACAATGTCACCATCGTCGCTGTTCCGGGTGTCCTGCGCTACCTTGATGTCGAACTCGCCGCGATGGGTATCAGAATGAAGTTCTGGGTTGATAATTAAGTCGGAAGTATAAAGTATGCATATACTCCATGAGATACGCCGATCTCATAAAAAAAGCATGTGTATAGAGCGCTTGAGCATTGTTTGTCTTTTTGTCGCCTTAGGGTGTTTGTATATTATGTGGGATGCAATCCAGAGTCTTTCCAttttttctcctcttgtCTCGATCTTCACATCAAGATGTTTAAGATTACGAGGTGCAGCTTCTCGTCTATTGTATTCTAGATTTCGTTCCATCGACTGTTGCCTATTTCGTACTACCAGGTAGATTCAACGACGGCAATCGCAGGTCGAAAAGTTTTCAATGCGTAGAGAAAAGGAATTATGAGATAATCATCATATCGATCACAGGAATTATCAGAATGTGCCCTTAAAGGGCCGACGTAACGTTCGAGAACTCGCCCTTTTCCAGCTTTGTTTTCCAGAAAATGGGGTTCATATCGTCGAAACCGTGGTGGACCCAGCCTTCCTCTTTGACATGGTACAAGTTGATGAAACCACCTGAGTAAGCATCACGGTGCATTGCGGCAAGAATGCTCCGACAACCAAGCTCGAGGGCCTCCTCTTCAGTTAAGTCGTAGCGGTACTCTGCGTCAAGCACACCGTAAGCGAAGGTCTGACCGGACCCAACGCAGAACAGGTTTCCTGAGAGTCTTGTGCCGTCCGAGTCGATGTAGTAGAGGGCCGGTCCTTCTTGAGGGGTCATCTGCGGTGTTATCAGTTTCACACTCATCCGATCTGCAAAAGAGGGGATCAAAACGTACGCCTGCCAACATCGTACCCATGCTGAGACCCATTCCCTTGTAGGCGTATGTCAGATTGGCGAGAATCTTTGATGCCGCAGCAACGGTGATACGACGCTTGTGCCGGATCTCTGCCACGATGTTAGTTCACCAGTCCTGCTAGAGATACATCCAGACTCACCGTGAAGTGTGCATTGCTGGCTCAGATATCTCAGCCAGTATTGGCAATCCTGGAGGGCAATTCTGTCAGTGTCGCCATGCCACCAGTACGCAGAAGAATGCATACCGCAGCACCACCAGCCATGGTACCCAATAGACCAGGAACCGGAGTATCCTGCTTCTTGTCCTCACCCCGACTCAACCGCGACACGGGAATGACCTTCTTCACTGTCTGACTGGCGATCCAGTTTCCAGCGGTAGCTCTCGAATCCGTCGCGACGATCTAAGAGATAAAGAGTCAGTCGGACTGCTACAATTGGGTCAGCCGGACGGGGAGTTGACGGCATACAATTCCGCCCTGAAATCGGAAGGCGAGTGTTGTTGTTCCGTGAGCGAGCTTGATGGGACAGCTAGGATTCGAGTGGTCATCGGTCATGGCACGAAGGAATGCAGAGGACTAAATACGAGGAAGAGCAAGATACACGTATTAGCTGATAGCTTCTTCGAAGTGCGCCTGAGTGTAGGATCCGCTCAGTGAAACCGCTCCGCCGTAGAGCATTCTCACCGGCCCGAAAGTCCAGACAGGTGGAGTGTTCGTAAATTGTAGCTCACATTTGCAactggaggaagagcgaACTTCAGAGACAAAGGAGGGAGGCTCTCCGTCAGGtcttgctgttcttgctcTGAGTAGAACTCATTCTGGTGAGGTGGACGCGAGTACTGGGCGACTAATTTATCCATGATTGAAACTGACTCTTCTAGGTTCCGGTAGCAAAAAGACAAGTAGGAAGTTAATCGAAGTGATAATATacagcgacgatgacggaAGTGGAGGGATGAAATGGGAAGCAATTGCAGCTCTCGCTGAGAGCTCCATTGAAGCTCCATCCGCGTCACTTGCTGCCGCCTGCGTCACGTGACAGTACTACAATCAACCCTCAGAATAGGAGTCTTCCACAACTTTTGATAGTGCATATACACAGAGTATATTGAACTTTCATTGAATGGCATAAAACATTTCTTTTTTCACAAATCATTTACCGCGGCCGCAGACCCGAAAGTTCCTATAGACTCCGATTAAATCCATATACCCATGACCATCCCATCCAATATCAATCACGCTACAGAGTAAAACTGACGACTAGGACATTACCCTGTAAGAGTACCTATCTGCTTTCCCCTGGTTTCTCAGTATGGTACAGCAACGGGCTGCGTTCCGGTGGCGCCTGAGACCTGTTGGTCATCCAACTTTTCGTGTGGGACGCCGTCGGTGCCCGTCTCGTTGACATTACCATTGGCTCCAGTTAACCCATCTCCTTGAGCTTCCTGGCCTCTACCTGCTCCAGTGGGCAGTAAAGTCGTGCCAGAGGTCTCTCCCGCAGAGGTATGGATGGGTTCGACGGTGCTCTCCCAAGACTTTAGGTCATTCTCGGCAGCCTCAAGGATCTGCCTTGCTTCATCGGCATGCTCATAGGGCTGTCGTGCGTCACCAGGGACGACTGGAGTGTCGTCGAGATAGTTGAGGAGACGGCGAGCATGACGCGCGAGCAGAATCTGCTTCTCTCCGCGCTCAATGATTGCAGCCAAATGGATATCAAAAgcctccttgagcttctgtCTGGTCTATCGGACAAATCTCAGCCCCGCGCTCGCGATCAGGTACACTCGTGAGGCCATACGTACCACATTGGTCAATTGAGCCTCTGCAACCAGATTATTTGCCTCAGCCCGCACCAACTCCTGCTCGAGAACTTCCACCTTGGCATTGCTCTGCTCCCCCTTCAGCTTAAGCCGCTGAATATCATCCGCGATCTTCGCCCTGTGATCGCGCGATGGTTGCACTGAAGTTTCCGTGTCCCGAATCGATTTCAAGATACTCCGGTAGTCCTCCAAGCTCTGCGCAAAGTTGTCCTCCTGCTCGCCGATCTCTGCCATCAGCACACCGAGCTTGTCGGAAATGTCGGAGACGGCGTCGTCCTCGGTGCCTTCGCCCCATTCTGATAGCTGGGCGGCGATGTTGACGCGCTCGCGGCCGGCTGCCTCGTGGGCGGAGATGACCGAGTTCTCTTGTTTGACGATGCGgctcatcttcctgctcagctCGGGCGCCGCCTGCAGACCGCGGAAGGTCGACATCCTGAAGCGGTGGCGGGCCGGTTCCTTCTTTCGGATGGAAAGGGTTCGGTTCCTAGTGCGCTTAGCCACGTAGAGGATAGAATATTTTCATACGGCTCATACATCATGGCGAGGTCTGTTCAAACTTGTTTATTCACCAAAGCTGTACAATCGGATAATCAGGCGAGGCAAACGTAGCTGTTAATGGATAGAATCAAGCAGAAATGCGCCTTCCTTTCAAATGCAGTTATGACACAGTACTGCTATACAACAGAGAGAAGCAGGCTGTTCACTTATCGATTCAGCCACTGCAGATCAGGTGTATGATGACACAAGACAGATAGATGGATGATATTCCTTGGAGGTGACGAACGGGTATTCATTCGAACTGGTGGTGCAGTTGCTCGTACATGACGTCATGCGGGATAAACGGAAGCTGAAGTCATGATCCGAATGCGGTCGATGTCGAGATGTTTCATGATGCGTTGATATGTGTGATTGATTCTAATGGATGATTTAGAGTTGAGTTCAAGCATTGAACCGTGGGAAGCGTGCTGTGGTGTTGGGTGATGCGTTTCGAGCCCAGAGCCCTAGTCTCTCAGTTGACGGAGCGGGTTCTTGACGATCATGTCGGGAGCAATAATCCTCGATCTTGGAATAATGCAGCAATCGTCTCTACCAATCAAAGGCAAGTACGGCAATTAAACTCCATAGCATGTATAGCGAAGTATGATACTCCCAGCTTACGCAACTCAATTCATCCTCCCCTCCCAGAGACAAAtctcacctcctcctcccagaCTCTCCCCGGATGGTGCAAACGCGATCGTCCCCAGCCCCCGGGCTCAACATATCTCACACACCTATACACCGGAGACGGCGAACGAGGCGGACTGTCAAAGAATCTTCTCCTGAAAGGAATGATCGACTCAGACCGCGTGCGCACTCTCGTTCTTTGCACGGTTGTATATGATGACTCTGGTTCTGGTGACTTTGAGCGCGCATACCAGGAGTAGCGCTGgtatcgatgatgatggtgatgcaAAGGACTTGGCGCAATGACAACGGTGGTATCATCgctactgctgctgttgctgctaCTATGACAGCtcgagctgctgctgcttgggcTGGAACTGGAGCTGCCACTGTCACTGCTACTACCGCTACTGCAGCTGCTTCTGCGCCGACGAGGACCTGGCATGGAGACTCGAAGGGTCCCCGGGCGATATTCGACGACTCGCACGCCGGGCCCCGGTCTGTCGTCAATGTCGAGGAAGCACATGTTGATTCTGTCAGTTAAATAATGAAGACGACCCGTAGATGAGGGAGAGCCGTGTGAACGCCTGTTATGGGGGATCCTGAACCGATATGCGAGCGCCACCGAGTACCGCAAGCGATGGGCTGTCGTACGGCAAGCAAAACACACAGTAGTAAGTCTGGAGCAACGCGATTAAAGTACTGCGATGGACTTTGACCGAAGAGCAGCTGTACTGATTCAAAAGACGATGGAATTAGGAAGATTACGGTATAGTCAAAGGATCACAATGTCTGTATGCAACAATTGCATAGCAGAATATTCTACCCCAAACTTTACCGGGGCAATAATCTCATTAAATGAATACTCCACTACCATCCTGTCATGCGGATCTTCCCGCCTTGTGATTCATCCTCATACCTCAAAGTCAGTGTTGCAATCGATGTTCATCCAGTGACGCCGTCATGTGCACGGGACGGCTGATAGAGGCCGGCACACCACAACATCAGACTCTTAGCACATTGTAGACCTTGTTATAAACCAAACCATGAGGTAAAAAAACATAGAGC contains:
- the pilB gene encoding Eisosome component PIL1/LSP1 family protein, which gives rise to MCFLDIDDRPGPGVRVVEYRPGTLRVSMPGPRRRRSSCSSGSSSDSGSSSSSPSSSSSSCHSSSNSSSSDDTTVVIAPSPLHHHHHRYQRYSWYARSKSPEPESSYTTVQRTRVRTRSESIIPFRRRFFDSPPRSPSPVYRCVRYVEPGGWGRSRLHHPGRVWEEEKEPARHRFRMSTFRGLQAAPELSRKMSRIVKQENSVISAHEAAGRERVNIAAQLSEWGEGTEDDAVSDISDKLGVLMAEIGEQEDNFAQSLEDYRSILKSIRDTETSVQPSRDHRAKIADDIQRLKLKGEQSNAKVEVLEQELVRAEANNLVAEAQLTNVTRQKLKEAFDIHLAAIIERGEKQILLARHARRLLNYLDDTPVVPGDARQPYEHADEARQILEAAENDLKSWESTVEPIHTSAGETSGTTLLPTGAGRGQEAQGDGLTGANGNVNETGTDGVPHEKLDDQQVSGATGTQPVAVPY
- a CDS encoding DNA-directed RNA polymerase I core subunit RPA135, with amino-acid sequence MAPSATDTNWSVDFDTIRRHQLFKNPPKDHTAFPSLAAAIRPHLDSFNALFEGSKVIEAGLKDIGIKTFLDGDAETPEERRARKAEGRRPPKRNRLNVRIREIFLEKPAIPATNKFATRNRNIYPSEARERHATYRGKLRARLEYQVNNGDWMESIRELGQVPIMLRTNRCHLEKATPQELVQHKEESEELGGYFIVNGNEKLIRMLVVGKRNFPMAIVRSSFVRRGHTYTKFGIQIRSVRPDQTSQTNVLHYLSDGNVTFRFSWRKNEYLIPVMMIMKALVETNDREIFEGIVGSATSKGVNNTFVTDRVELLLRTYKAYNLHTRSSCRAYLGEKFKPVLGVPADMSNEDAGTEFLRKIVLPHLGNQNVTEIQDYDKFKLIMFMIRKLYALVAGDCAPDNPDAVSNQEILLGGFLYGMILKEQLEEWMRSFGPILRDWSNRNGGAKFTDPAFERDFLSKIVKRTNENIGGKLEYFLSTGNLVSPTGLDLQQVSGYTVMAEKINFYRFISHFRMIHRGSFFAQLKTTTVRKLLPESWGFLCPVHTPDGAPCGLLNHLAHKCLIATSDVNVSHLPKLLVQLGVRSESSVALEDSVTVQLDGRIVGYCSPKQARMIADTVRHWKVSGTHNIPRELEIGYVPNSNGGQYPGIYMFSQAARMYRPVKYLPLDKLDYVGPFEQPFMEIACLPDDLVAGVSTHIEYTPTNILSIVANMTPFSDYNQSPRNMYQCQMSKQTMGTPSTAIEYRTDNKLYRLQTGQTPIVRPPLYNAYGLDNFPNGTNAVVAIISYTGYDMDDAMIINKSSHERGFGYGTIYKTKIHSLDDKDSRRSKSRREITKLFGFAPGGEIRAEWRTTLDEDGLPHVGARVKEGSLIAAWHTVRYDAASDSYVNVDGITHFVKYKDAEEGYIDSIRIMGAETGLEPCQALSVKYRIPRKPVIGDKFSSRHGQKGVCSQLWPAVDMPFSESGIQPDLIINPHAFPSRMTIAQMIESMAGKAGALHGHPQDSTPFQFSEENTAADYFGQQLRKAGYNYYGNEPLYSGITGKEFAADIFIGVVHYQRLRHMVNDKFQVRTTGPVNQLTGQPVKGRAKGGGIRVGEMERDSLIAHGAAFILQDRLMNCSDSQRAWICRDCGSFLSTQVAVSSAGSSKARLAASAAAAAKNAFAQQSGAPGIVRCRRCAREAVFEDSRAVVWEDGDGRRYVGGDNVTIVAVPGVLRYLDVELAAMGIRMKFWVDN
- the pre2 gene encoding proteasome core particle subunit beta 5 yields the protein MELQWSSQRELQLLPISSLHFRHRRCILSLRLTSYLSFCYRNLEESVSIMDKLVAQYSRPPHQNEFYSEQEQQDLTESLPPLSLKFALPPVANSSAFLRAMTDDHSNPSCPIKLAHGTTTLAFRFQGGIIVATDSRATAGNWIASQTVKKVIPVSRLSRGEDKKQDTPVPGLLGTMAGGAADCQYWLRYLSQQCTLHEIRHKRRITVAAASKILANLTYAYKGMGLSMGTMLAGMTPQEGPALYYIDSDGTRLSGNLFCVGSGQTFAYGVLDAEYRYDLTEEEALELGCRSILAAMHRDAYSGGFINLYHVKEEGWVHHGFDDMNPIFWKTKLEKGEFSNVTSAL
- a CDS encoding ADP-ribosylation factor-like protein gives rise to the protein MAGIFRTIYDWLLRMFWATEMDVTMIGLQNAGKSSLLRVLAGGEFTVDSIPTIGFNTKRVQKGHVTLKCWDLGGQPRFRPMWERYCRGVNAIVYIVDAADRAALPVATEELHELMEKPSLDGIPLLVLGNKSDLPDKLSVDELIDAMDLKSITRREVSCYGISAKEETNLDAVLHWLIARASR